In Vigna unguiculata cultivar IT97K-499-35 chromosome 3, ASM411807v1, whole genome shotgun sequence, a single genomic region encodes these proteins:
- the LOC114175944 gene encoding peroxidase 10-like: MTCRVVVTFLFFLVTLVPLVHMLPYGRNQLDINFYDSSCPNLLMIVRYGVWSALKGDSRMAASLLRLHFHDCIVNGCDASVLLDDTPYFTGEKNALPNHNSLRGFEVIDDIKQHVERLCPYTVSCADILALAAREAIDMVGGPSWPVALGRRDATTTSKEAAEQQIPSPIESLENITAKFYSKGLDLRDVVALSGGHTIGFAQCFTFKGRLFDYQGSGRPDPVLDSSLLTRLQSMCPNEDISNSNLAPLDATSSSTFDNEYYRNLIYNTGLLQSDQALTRDRRTAAMVYYYSNNRFSFYNDFAQSMVRLSNAGVLTGIMGEIRQKCGSVN; encoded by the exons ATGACTTGTAGAGTTGTCGTAacattcttgtttttccttgttACCTTGGTTCCACTTGTTCATATGCTTCCCTATGGTAGAAACCAGCTTGACATCAATTTCTACGACAGCTCGTGCCCTAATTTGCTCATGATTGTTAGATATGGTGTTTGGTCAGCCTTGAAAGGTGACAGCAGAATGGCCGCGTCCCTTCTTCGGTTACACTTTCACGATTGCATAGTAAAT GGTTGTGATGCTTCGGTGCTTCTTGATGATACACCATATTTCACTGGTGAAAAGAATGCTCTTCCTAATCACAATTCACTTCGGGGGTTCGAAGTCATTGATGACATAAAACAACATGTTGAAAGACTGTGTCCATACACAGTCTCCTGCGCTGATATATTAGCATTAGCAGCCAGGGAAGCTATTGATATG GTTGGAGGACCTTCTTGGCCTGTTGCATTAGGCCGAAGAGATGCAACAACAACCAGTAAGGAGGCTGCTGAGCAACAAATTCCCTCACCAATTGAGTCTCTTGAAAATATCACTGCTAAGTTTTACTCCAAGGGTCTTGACTTGAGGGATGTTGTAGCCCTTTCAG GAGGACATACAATTGGTTTTGCTCAATGCTTCACCTTCAAAGGGAGACTTTTTGACTATCAAGGCTCTGGCAGACCTGATCCCGTGCTTGACTCTTCACTTCTCACAAGGTTGCAAAGCATGTGCCCAAATGAAGACATTTCAAACAGCAATCTAGCACCTCTTGATGCTACAAGCTCCTCCACGTTCGACAATGAGTACTATAGAAATCTCATATACAACACAGGCCTTCTACAGTCTGACCAAGCACTAACTAGGGATCGAAGAACTGCTGCTATGGTTTATTATTACAGCAACAACCGTTTCTCCTTCTACAATGATTTTGCCCAATCCATGGTGAGGCTTAGTAATGCAGGAGTTCTCACAGGAATAATGGGAGAAATTAGACAGAAATGTGGCTCTGTAAACTAA
- the LOC114175189 gene encoding uncharacterized protein LOC114175189: MREYVSTIPFPQRLKKKDQEKKIARFLDVFKKLYINIPFVEALEQMPSYAKFMKDLLSRKRKLQEDETIILTEKCSAIIQKKLPPKLKDPGSFVIPCEIRNIMHKVDKEDCFRLESLVLKEMDNHGRKSPLERTLLSGMDAKELLEEVSDEEVVQCAHQLEVLKPLFSSTRRVEDLNKSEGGGDETSKVELKPLPSRLKYSFLDETMLNPIIINNELTVVEEEELVKVLREHKSAIGWPIDDLQVDYVSKWVETRALPSNYAQVKFAALLGKYGVNHKIATPYHPQTSGQVEISNRELKRILEKVVSSSRKDWSRKLDDVLWAYRTTFKTPI, translated from the exons ATGAGAGAATATGTTTCTACGATTCCATTCCCTCAAAGGTTGAAGAAGAAAGATCAGgagaaaaaaattgcaagatTTCTTGATGTCTTTAAGAAGCTCTACATTAATATTCCATTTGTGGAGGCCTTAGAGCAAATGCCTAGCTATGCAAAATTTATGAAGGACTTGTTGTCTAGAAAGAGGAAGTTGCAAGAAGATGAAACCATAATACTCACAGAGAAGTGCAGTgcaataattcaaaaaaaattacctCCCAAGTTGAAGGATCCAGGAAGCTTTGTGATTCCATGTGAGATTAGAAATATAATG CACAAGGTGGACAAGGAGGATTGTTTCCGACTTGAGTCTTTAGTGTTAAAGGAAATGGATAATCATGGGAGGAAGAGTCCATTAGAGCGCACCTTGTTGTCAGGAATGGACGCAAAGGAGTTACTTGAAGAAGTGAGTGATGAAGAAGTGGTGCAATGTGCCCATCAATTAGAAGTTCTCAAGCCTTTATTCAGTTCTACCAGAAGAGTAGAAGACCTTAACAAGAGTGAAGGTGGAGGAGACGAGACATCCAAGGTAGAATTGAAACCACTTCCTTCTCGCCTTAAATACAGTTTCTTAGATGAGACAATGCTCAATCCTATCATTATAAACAATGAACTTACCGTTGTTGAGGAAGAGGAGCTTGTAAAGGTGTTGAGGGAGCACAAATCCGCTATAGGTTGGCCAATTGATGATTTACAAG TGGATTATGTGTCAAAGTGGGTGGAGACTAGGGCATTACCATCAAATTATGCTCAAGTG AAATTTGCAGCACTTTTGGGGAAATATGGTGTCAACCACAAGATCGCTACTCCTTACCATCCACAAACTAGTGGGCAAGTGGAAATTTCCAATAGGGAATTGAAGAGAATTTTAGAGAAAGTTGTGAGCTCATCCAGGAAAGATTggtctaggaaactagatgatGTACTTTGGGCTTACCGTACAACTTTTAAAACTCCTATTTGA